A genome region from Bacillaceae bacterium IKA-2 includes the following:
- the tagD gene encoding glycerol-3-phosphate cytidylyltransferase, translated as MKKVLTYGTFDLLHNGHINLLRRAKDLGDHLTVAISSDEFNELKDKKAYHSYETRKVILDAIRYVDAVIPENDWAQKISDVVDNKIDIFVMGDDWEGKFDFLKEYCEVIYLPRTVGISTSKMKKDLLKVQNG; from the coding sequence ATGAAAAAAGTTTTGACCTACGGCACGTTTGACTTACTTCATAACGGCCATATAAATTTACTGAGACGTGCGAAGGATTTAGGAGATCATTTAACTGTGGCGATTTCTTCTGACGAATTTAATGAATTGAAAGATAAGAAGGCTTATCATAGTTATGAAACTCGTAAAGTTATCTTAGATGCGATTCGGTATGTAGATGCAGTCATTCCTGAAAATGATTGGGCGCAAAAAATTAGTGATGTAGTCGATAATAAGATTGATATCTTCGTCATGGGTGATGATTGGGAAGGGAAATTTGACTTCTTGAAAGAATATTGCGAAGTTATCTATTTGCCTCGTACAGTCGGCATCTCTACTTCGAAAATGAAAAAAGATTTACTTAAGGTACAAAATGGCTAG
- a CDS encoding S8 family serine peptidase, with amino-acid sequence MNLTGKTYFFFLAIILVLTTMLVVPTTESKSLKEEVIIIYKNDIGKAAIKEITNDISHQFSSIPALVVSLIEKDIIALAENPNIKSVEKNCSFTIIDQGFIVNPETQIYLNMNVIDSTDDHYQWNINEVNPKSTWNDGYTGKDVKVAVIDTGISPHPNLLIAGGVSTVSYNGSWADDNGHGTHVAGTIAAKDNNNGKGIVGIAPDVKIYAVKALDENGKGTLLTVLNAIEWSIINDIDIINFSLGTDSNIAALKDIIDVAYDLGITMVAAAGNTGNLNGTGNSVNYPAKYESVIAISAVDESLTRASFSSTGKEIEFSAPGINIISTYLDNQYANASGTSFATPHISGMLAILKQMHPEMMNVELRNELKKYTIDLGNAGRDPWYGHGFVKYVDITPAQISRIGGVNLYETSALISQEGWDKSDVVILARGDRFSDALTGVPLATKHDAPLLLSRSNRLDTFTKAELQRLEAKQVIILGGHLAIEKGVETAITNLGIKVTRLAGANMHATAELIAKEVAPNGSGIAIIVSDNRFQDALSVASYAGVHGIPILLANTKNLPSATQRALHELGVKETLVIGGELAISSAVEKLLPAPKRIAGQTMFDTNIKVFNYFQPNTDKVYVATSERFQDGLSGGALAARQSVGVLLVGAKIRDITKDNIITTNYRQVNILGGELAVNADVFAELSDILR; translated from the coding sequence ATGAACTTAACAGGAAAAACATATTTCTTTTTTCTAGCTATTATACTCGTACTGACTACTATGCTAGTAGTACCTACTACAGAAAGTAAATCTCTTAAAGAAGAAGTAATAATTATTTACAAAAATGATATTGGTAAAGCCGCTATTAAAGAAATTACCAATGACATCAGTCATCAATTTTCTTCTATACCAGCACTAGTCGTATCTTTAATAGAAAAAGACATCATCGCATTGGCAGAAAATCCAAATATTAAAAGTGTAGAAAAAAATTGTAGTTTTACGATCATAGATCAGGGTTTCATAGTGAACCCTGAAACACAAATCTATTTAAATATGAATGTGATCGATAGTACAGATGATCATTATCAATGGAACATCAATGAAGTAAACCCGAAGTCCACCTGGAATGACGGCTATACGGGTAAAGATGTTAAAGTAGCGGTAATCGATACTGGTATTTCTCCCCATCCTAATTTGCTTATTGCCGGCGGGGTCTCTACCGTAAGCTATAACGGTTCTTGGGCAGATGATAATGGTCACGGGACTCATGTGGCGGGTACGATTGCCGCAAAAGATAATAATAATGGTAAGGGAATTGTCGGGATAGCTCCTGACGTCAAGATTTATGCCGTCAAAGCTTTAGACGAAAATGGAAAAGGAACGCTACTGACTGTTTTAAATGCCATTGAATGGTCGATTATCAATGACATCGATATTATCAACTTTAGTTTAGGTACTGATAGCAATATTGCCGCATTAAAAGATATCATCGATGTTGCTTATGACCTTGGAATCACGATGGTCGCTGCTGCTGGCAATACTGGAAATTTGAATGGCACCGGCAACAGTGTCAACTATCCGGCAAAATATGAAAGTGTCATTGCTATTTCTGCAGTTGATGAGAGCTTGACTAGAGCCAGTTTCTCTTCAACTGGCAAAGAAATTGAATTTTCAGCTCCTGGTATAAATATTATTAGTACGTATCTTGATAATCAGTACGCAAATGCAAGCGGAACTTCTTTTGCCACTCCTCATATATCTGGTATGTTGGCGATTTTAAAGCAAATGCATCCGGAAATGATGAATGTCGAGCTTAGAAATGAGTTAAAAAAATATACAATAGATCTTGGAAACGCTGGTCGGGATCCTTGGTATGGACATGGTTTTGTGAAATATGTAGACATTACCCCTGCACAGATATCGAGAATTGGCGGTGTGAACCTTTACGAAACGTCTGCCTTAATCAGTCAAGAAGGTTGGGATAAATCAGATGTTGTTATTTTAGCTCGAGGTGATCGTTTTTCAGACGCCTTAACTGGTGTCCCTTTAGCAACTAAACATGATGCCCCACTCTTATTATCAAGGAGCAATCGCTTAGATACTTTCACGAAAGCTGAGTTACAACGATTAGAAGCGAAACAGGTTATTATCCTTGGCGGTCATTTAGCGATTGAAAAAGGAGTTGAAACTGCGATTACTAATTTAGGAATCAAAGTTACCAGATTGGCTGGCGCTAATATGCATGCGACTGCCGAACTGATTGCCAAAGAAGTCGCTCCAAACGGTTCTGGTATTGCGATTATCGTCAGTGACAACAGATTCCAAGATGCTTTATCGGTAGCATCCTACGCTGGAGTTCACGGAATCCCTATTTTATTAGCAAATACTAAAAACTTACCTTCCGCTACACAGAGGGCCTTACATGAGTTAGGTGTAAAGGAAACCTTAGTAATTGGTGGTGAGCTTGCGATTTCTAGTGCTGTCGAAAAACTACTACCTGCCCCAAAGCGAATTGCAGGCCAAACAATGTTTGATACGAATATTAAAGTCTTTAATTATTTTCAACCAAATACTGATAAAGTATATGTCGCAACTTCTGAACGCTTTCAAGACGGCCTTTCTGGTGGAGCTTTAGCAGCGAGGCAGAGTGTTGGCGTACTTTTGGTCGGTGCCAAAATTCGTGACATAACAAAAGATAACATCATTACTACTAATTATCGTCAAGTTAACATCCTTGGTGGGGAATTAGCTGTCAATGCAGATGTATTTGCTGAACTGAGCGATATATTACGATAA
- a CDS encoding SpoIID/LytB domain-containing protein, whose amino-acid sequence MRKLVKVASLTLMIAFLLNYLPAEVQQNLFKNNSEVNAVELLSNANERLMQVRLKNYLGDKTTIPIKFTGNYQVFEDAKIVLEANKEYQIKLSGGKLQLFDGSTLLKTFTSVFTLIPERYYEDNYMAEYIFIDKRAYLGQIQFTVENSKFIRPINTLRLEDYLKSVVPHEMPAWWGNATGGMEALKSQAVAARGYAVRRSSTIIDDTTLFQVYGGFKNSNTNVWHPNTTQAVNETNGEVLLTGLNIADTVYSSSNGGVVESNFGAWNSRQLPYLKAKADPFDPKHSWNFTVQKQQIQVGNLANPSSWWNSTNEQNANLTNRLKQSLTALDSYKGTNSIKVNSIDLISFANMIDGERYKNASFDLSFYVKDKDAVNVKELQGQTRWDTNKEITQFGWTKQQDVVLIGRGDQSADALTGNVLAAKYNAPILLTKNDQLPSQMVDELTRLKPSTIYILGGPLAISAGVEKKIKELAPTAKIQRIAGKTRYATSVDIAKEINSSSKSIILAPTIDGNGNESPDALTIGPYAGVNQIPILLTEKDDLRSEIRNYITDNAINQVYIIGGDLVVSNKVEAELRKLANVKVERIAGKTRFETSIKITERFPLNSSKVFFARGDGHIDALAAAPMAAREKAPIVLTRTTSLPNEVRDWLIKEKNNVKDVYFLGGQLAIEDGTREAIKNSLMYRLNNDGTVKLFNEQVTITTAQLRLVIGGSVMKSTLINANTPSLSNGVYTVRGSGFGHGVGMSQYGAYERAKAGQTYQQILGFYYDDTTIGTR is encoded by the coding sequence ATGAGAAAGTTAGTAAAAGTAGCTAGTTTAACATTAATGATCGCTTTCCTATTGAACTACTTACCGGCGGAAGTGCAGCAAAATTTATTTAAGAACAACTCTGAAGTAAACGCAGTTGAATTGTTATCAAATGCGAATGAGAGACTAATGCAAGTTCGATTAAAAAATTATTTAGGGGATAAGACAACGATTCCGATTAAATTCACTGGTAATTATCAAGTCTTTGAGGATGCGAAAATTGTTTTGGAAGCTAATAAAGAATATCAAATAAAGCTAAGTGGTGGTAAATTACAGTTATTTGATGGGTCTACTCTTCTTAAAACCTTTACTTCCGTGTTTACGCTAATTCCAGAAAGATATTATGAAGATAATTACATGGCTGAGTACATATTTATTGACAAGAGAGCTTATCTAGGTCAGATCCAATTTACTGTAGAAAACAGCAAATTTATTCGTCCAATTAATACACTTCGTCTTGAAGATTATTTAAAGAGCGTCGTCCCGCATGAGATGCCAGCTTGGTGGGGGAACGCCACCGGAGGAATGGAGGCACTTAAGTCGCAAGCTGTTGCGGCGAGGGGCTATGCCGTGAGACGATCGAGTACAATTATTGATGATACAACATTATTTCAAGTGTACGGCGGGTTTAAAAATTCAAATACTAATGTATGGCACCCAAATACAACACAAGCAGTTAATGAAACAAACGGAGAAGTTCTTTTAACTGGTTTAAATATTGCTGACACCGTTTATTCGTCAAGCAATGGTGGAGTGGTTGAATCAAACTTTGGTGCCTGGAATTCAAGGCAACTGCCGTATTTAAAGGCAAAAGCGGATCCTTTTGATCCAAAGCATAGCTGGAACTTTACCGTTCAAAAACAGCAAATTCAAGTAGGTAATTTGGCGAATCCTAGTTCTTGGTGGAATTCAACGAATGAGCAAAACGCTAACTTAACGAATCGTTTGAAGCAAAGTTTAACAGCACTAGATTCATATAAAGGTACGAATTCCATTAAAGTCAACTCAATTGATTTGATTTCATTTGCAAATATGATAGATGGTGAGCGTTACAAAAATGCTTCTTTTGATCTTTCTTTTTATGTAAAAGATAAAGACGCAGTGAATGTTAAAGAATTACAGGGGCAGACTCGTTGGGATACAAATAAGGAAATTACTCAATTTGGTTGGACTAAGCAACAAGACGTTGTCCTGATTGGGCGAGGTGACCAATCAGCTGATGCACTCACTGGAAACGTACTCGCAGCGAAGTATAACGCACCAATCTTATTAACAAAAAATGATCAATTACCTAGCCAAATGGTGGACGAGTTAACGAGATTAAAACCGTCAACAATTTACATTTTAGGTGGTCCGTTGGCGATTTCAGCAGGCGTAGAGAAAAAAATTAAAGAACTAGCACCAACGGCAAAGATTCAACGTATTGCCGGAAAGACTCGATACGCGACGTCAGTTGATATTGCAAAAGAAATCAATTCTTCAAGTAAAAGCATTATTTTAGCTCCTACTATTGATGGAAATGGCAATGAATCACCTGATGCGTTAACGATTGGTCCATATGCAGGGGTCAATCAAATTCCGATCCTCTTAACAGAAAAGGATGACTTACGATCGGAAATAAGAAACTACATTACCGACAATGCGATAAATCAAGTTTATATAATTGGTGGAGATTTAGTAGTTTCCAATAAAGTTGAAGCAGAGTTAAGAAAGCTAGCAAACGTTAAGGTAGAACGGATAGCAGGGAAAACCCGTTTTGAAACATCAATAAAAATTACAGAACGTTTCCCTTTAAACAGTAGCAAGGTCTTCTTTGCAAGAGGAGATGGCCATATCGATGCACTTGCAGCTGCACCAATGGCCGCTCGTGAGAAAGCACCAATTGTTTTAACGAGAACGACAAGCCTCCCGAACGAAGTAAGGGATTGGTTAATTAAAGAGAAAAATAACGTTAAAGATGTTTATTTTCTCGGTGGCCAGCTAGCGATTGAAGATGGAACACGTGAAGCGATTAAAAATAGCCTAATGTATCGTCTTAATAATGATGGAACAGTAAAACTATTTAATGAACAAGTAACCATTACTACCGCTCAGCTACGCTTAGTCATTGGCGGAAGTGTCATGAAAAGTACGTTAATCAATGCTAACACCCCAAGTTTAAGTAACGGAGTATATACTGTGCGTGGTAGTGGCTTTGGTCATGGCGTCGGGATGAGCCAATACGGGGCATACGAAAGAGCAAAAGCAGGTCAAACATATCAGCAAATTCTTGGGTTTTATTACGATGATACAACGATTGGGACACGATAA
- a CDS encoding bifunctional glycosyltransferase family 2 protein/CDP-glycerol:glycerophosphate glycerophosphotransferase, whose translation MSKISIITPVKQDDIHFTIELYKLLLEQLYKNIEWIIIKDGNFTMPLNSENKKADFPLKIVSNQFEKGVAGARNTGIENATGDFIYFLDCDDLLSEHTLTCLAENLQKEEVDIVIGHITKVTKAPSSSNSYRTMFNRLLKDRHINETEAQTKHLRSSSLNILFKRTFLMENNIWFDTSLKLFADEPFNFAAFENADKILYEQDAFYLKKTRNDPEKNPSLHQENSDERVNQYPIAYNKAKDLVTQEHLKTILDNRLLKAYYYHFVREIYLVNNSAFLINWENALKSIEKKSLEKWKKYAVVEVKSLSSGRYTISKALANLRILINEIKVLQKKPMQRKKTIYNNLFLKLPIKNNIILYESFLGKNYSDSPKYIYTYLNEQYKDDYKHVWIFDRERNDLSDIKHKVKRFSFTYFYYLATAKYLVNNMRQPNWYEKRADQVFLQTWHGTPLKKLGMDIEEVHMPGTTTEKYKKNFADETSRWDYLVSANAHSSKVFKRAFLFNHELLEYGYPRNDSLYMADKEVYATELKSKLGIPQDKKIVLYAPTWRDDEFYGKGQYKFTLKLDLQRLKKELGDEYFFILRTHYLIADQLNIEGVEDVVYNGSKYDDIADLYLISDVLITDYSSVFFDYANLKRPILFYAYDLDKYKDTLRGFYLNHQTEWPGPILKTNDEVIKTLKNIETEYAPYQKRLEEFHEIYCKWDDGNASKNVAEQVIVKRKE comes from the coding sequence GTGAGTAAGATTAGTATTATTACACCAGTAAAACAAGATGATATTCACTTCACTATAGAGTTATATAAATTATTGTTGGAACAATTATATAAAAATATTGAGTGGATAATTATTAAAGATGGAAATTTCACAATGCCATTGAATAGTGAAAATAAAAAGGCTGACTTCCCGCTTAAAATTGTCAGTAATCAGTTTGAAAAAGGTGTCGCTGGTGCTAGAAATACAGGAATTGAAAATGCTACAGGTGATTTTATTTATTTTCTAGATTGCGACGATTTACTCTCAGAACACACATTAACTTGTTTAGCAGAAAATCTTCAAAAAGAAGAAGTTGATATCGTTATTGGGCACATCACGAAAGTGACAAAGGCACCTTCTTCTTCAAATAGTTATCGTACAATGTTTAATAGACTGCTAAAAGATCGTCATATAAATGAAACTGAAGCGCAAACAAAGCACTTACGTTCATCTTCATTGAATATCTTGTTTAAACGAACATTTTTAATGGAAAATAATATTTGGTTTGATACAAGTTTAAAATTATTTGCTGATGAACCGTTCAATTTCGCTGCCTTTGAAAACGCAGACAAAATTCTTTATGAACAAGATGCGTTTTATTTAAAAAAGACAAGAAATGATCCTGAAAAAAACCCATCACTGCATCAAGAAAACAGTGATGAAAGGGTTAATCAATATCCAATTGCTTATAATAAAGCAAAAGATTTAGTAACTCAAGAACATTTAAAAACTATTTTAGATAATCGCTTGTTGAAAGCGTATTATTATCATTTTGTACGTGAAATCTATCTTGTTAATAACTCAGCATTTCTTATTAATTGGGAGAACGCTTTAAAAAGTATAGAGAAAAAATCACTTGAAAAGTGGAAGAAATATGCTGTTGTTGAGGTAAAAAGTTTATCTTCAGGTCGATATACAATTAGCAAGGCACTTGCTAATTTGAGAATTCTTATAAACGAAATTAAAGTACTACAAAAAAAACCAATGCAACGTAAGAAGACTATCTACAATAATTTATTTTTAAAGTTGCCAATTAAGAATAATATTATTTTATATGAAAGTTTCTTAGGAAAAAATTATTCAGATAGCCCTAAATATATTTATACGTATTTGAATGAACAATATAAAGATGATTATAAACATGTTTGGATTTTTGATAGAGAACGAAATGACCTTTCTGATATAAAACATAAAGTTAAGCGATTTAGCTTTACCTATTTTTACTACTTAGCAACAGCGAAATACCTCGTAAATAATATGAGACAACCTAATTGGTACGAAAAAAGAGCTGACCAAGTTTTTTTACAAACATGGCATGGAACACCGTTAAAAAAGCTAGGAATGGACATCGAAGAGGTGCATATGCCTGGAACAACTACGGAAAAATACAAAAAGAATTTCGCGGATGAAACAAGTCGCTGGGACTACTTAGTCTCTGCCAACGCACATTCTAGCAAAGTATTCAAAAGAGCATTCTTATTCAATCATGAACTATTAGAATACGGATACCCAAGAAATGATAGCTTATATATGGCGGACAAAGAAGTATATGCAACAGAACTTAAAAGTAAGCTTGGTATCCCTCAAGATAAAAAAATTGTTTTATATGCGCCTACATGGAGAGATGATGAGTTCTATGGGAAGGGTCAGTACAAATTCACGTTAAAGCTCGATTTACAGCGCCTAAAAAAAGAGCTTGGAGATGAATATTTCTTTATCCTACGCACCCATTATTTAATTGCTGATCAACTAAATATCGAAGGCGTTGAAGATGTCGTGTATAATGGTTCAAAATACGATGATATTGCCGACTTATATTTAATTTCCGATGTATTAATTACCGATTATTCCTCAGTTTTCTTTGATTATGCAAATTTAAAGAGACCAATCTTGTTTTATGCTTACGATTTAGACAAATATAAAGATACGTTAAGAGGATTTTACTTAAATCATCAAACAGAATGGCCAGGACCGATTTTGAAAACAAACGATGAAGTAATCAAAACGCTTAAAAATATCGAAACAGAATACGCTCCATATCAAAAAAGGCTTGAAGAGTTCCACGAGATTTACTGTAAGTGGGATGATGGTAATGCTTCGAAAAATGTTGCCGAACAGGTAATTGTAAAGCGAAAAGAGTAG
- a CDS encoding CDP-glycerol glycerophosphotransferase family protein, translating to MKLFSKSKGKLKHHLSIKQNKEVLSLAGIFNNEDYLAEELWLFSRNEGEKLKIAEIEPTNKFQFKVDLNKVMEELLMTEESTFDWYVKVRRSYSEIGQKIKDRDDLEIIEENNQKIAKYFIRLGRFENTELDSLPYFYKNSDFLINYITLKGNFSIVLNETLNLEISSQIDKLKTKKNQLIIEGKLFTKNSSIENAEIVLKARNQQIELVSGKITFRHLKDETEKKYGLNRYTYEVVIELDNIQNGEILNEDVYDVFINLKIRNTDLIKIIRVGKPTFRAKYLNKEVYCKNDKEAIIVNPYYTFKKLNLSLEVFQYPLETYNYLRKMMRWSWLIQLFNKSKDIWIVGEKPNKAQDTGLTFFKYLRENHPKKNAYYVIEKNSPEAKNVEQLDQVLEYKSKEHIWYTIIATKVISSHHPDYLYPLRTSRFKKKVKGIKVFLQHGVMGTKNMVSNYGKSAIDFDTDVFMVSSDFEKEMIVNDFGYNPNDVFVTGLSRFDTLFKNDVVKQRNLLIIPTWRDWLATVDRFMESEYYQRYQELIHSERLHDLASKYNFKIIFCLHPNMQKYAHFFEDAPVTVINQGDVDVQHLIKESSMMITDYSSVGFDFSFLEKPILYYQFDRNKFIGKMPSHLDLDNDLPGRVCFDLFTLLTELEEYSKDNFVVKEKYINRANKFIKNKDTSSSERIFKVISNYTNEKSVVQKKDENLLLKELFNRFRKSRFYYPMMKLFYRIGTKIIPVDKKLILFESGLGKQYGDSPRYIYEAVVKKKIGYSTVWVYNKNHEFLNPETKSVKRLSPLYYYYLLRSKYWVNNQNFPNYIVKRPETTFLQTWHGTPLKKMLYDIETVQGRSEGYVDRIGSAINNWDYLISPSDYASKAFRSAFQYEGEILEVGYPRNDLFFAQNQNNTLVGDIVRSLNLPEGKKILLYAPTFRDNKTTKNNKFVFDIDFDLDKLYEEFHEDYVLLLRMHVVISNRLYVDPKYNDFVFNVSDYPEMQELLVISNVLITDYSSVMFDFANSNKPILFYTYDLKEYRDNTRGFYIDFEEEAPGPLLFNTEELLLAIKDLEQFGVKYNQKYKDFQQKYCYLEDGNATQRVVDKFFK from the coding sequence ATGAAATTATTTTCTAAATCCAAAGGAAAACTTAAACATCATTTAAGTATTAAGCAAAATAAAGAAGTACTTTCACTAGCAGGTATTTTTAATAACGAAGATTATTTGGCTGAAGAACTATGGCTTTTTTCTAGAAATGAAGGCGAAAAGTTAAAAATTGCTGAAATAGAACCAACAAATAAGTTTCAATTTAAAGTAGATTTAAACAAGGTAATGGAAGAGCTATTAATGACCGAAGAAAGTACCTTTGATTGGTATGTAAAGGTTAGGAGAAGTTACTCAGAAATTGGACAGAAAATAAAAGATCGCGACGACCTTGAAATTATTGAAGAAAATAATCAGAAGATCGCCAAATATTTCATCCGTTTAGGGAGATTTGAAAATACTGAGCTAGATTCGTTACCATACTTCTATAAAAATAGTGATTTTTTGATTAATTATATCACTCTAAAAGGTAATTTTTCGATAGTTCTTAATGAAACATTAAACCTTGAAATCAGTTCACAAATAGATAAATTAAAAACAAAAAAAAATCAGCTGATAATAGAAGGGAAATTATTTACCAAGAATTCCTCGATCGAAAATGCTGAAATAGTTTTAAAGGCAAGAAACCAGCAAATAGAGTTAGTTTCAGGCAAAATAACATTCAGACACTTGAAGGATGAAACTGAAAAAAAATATGGTTTAAATCGTTATACATACGAAGTAGTAATAGAGCTAGATAACATCCAAAATGGTGAAATATTAAACGAAGATGTTTATGATGTCTTTATAAACTTAAAAATTAGAAATACAGATTTAATTAAAATAATCAGAGTTGGAAAGCCGACTTTTAGAGCGAAATATTTAAATAAAGAAGTGTATTGTAAGAATGATAAAGAGGCTATTATTGTTAACCCATATTATACATTCAAAAAATTAAACTTATCTCTTGAAGTATTTCAATATCCACTAGAGACTTATAATTATTTAAGAAAAATGATGCGCTGGTCATGGCTGATTCAGTTATTTAATAAAAGTAAAGATATTTGGATTGTTGGTGAAAAACCAAATAAAGCTCAGGACACAGGTCTAACATTTTTTAAATATTTAAGGGAAAATCACCCGAAAAAAAATGCATATTATGTAATCGAGAAAAATTCTCCTGAAGCGAAAAATGTCGAGCAGTTGGATCAAGTATTAGAATATAAATCAAAGGAACATATCTGGTATACGATTATTGCAACAAAAGTAATTTCATCACATCATCCTGATTATTTATACCCTTTGCGAACATCCAGGTTTAAGAAGAAAGTTAAAGGAATAAAGGTTTTCTTGCAACACGGTGTCATGGGTACAAAAAATATGGTGTCGAACTATGGTAAATCCGCCATAGACTTTGATACGGATGTCTTTATGGTTAGCTCAGATTTTGAAAAAGAAATGATTGTCAACGACTTTGGTTATAATCCAAACGATGTCTTCGTTACTGGACTATCAAGATTTGATACGTTATTCAAAAATGATGTTGTTAAACAGCGAAATTTATTAATCATACCAACCTGGCGTGACTGGTTAGCGACAGTGGATCGTTTTATGGAAAGTGAATATTATCAAAGATATCAAGAGCTGATTCATTCAGAAAGATTACACGATTTAGCCAGTAAGTACAACTTTAAAATTATTTTCTGTTTACACCCAAATATGCAAAAGTATGCTCATTTTTTTGAAGATGCACCGGTCACGGTTATTAATCAAGGAGATGTAGATGTTCAGCACTTGATCAAAGAGAGTTCAATGATGATTACCGACTATTCAAGTGTGGGCTTTGATTTTAGCTTCTTAGAAAAGCCGATACTTTATTATCAATTCGATCGAAATAAGTTTATCGGGAAAATGCCGTCACACCTTGATTTAGATAATGATCTACCGGGCAGGGTCTGCTTTGATTTGTTCACGTTATTAACTGAACTAGAAGAGTATTCAAAAGATAACTTTGTGGTAAAAGAGAAGTATATTAACCGTGCCAATAAATTTATAAAAAATAAAGATACTTCATCGTCAGAAAGAATTTTTAAGGTTATCTCAAATTACACTAATGAAAAAAGTGTAGTACAAAAAAAGGATGAAAATTTATTACTAAAAGAGCTATTCAATAGATTTAGAAAAAGTCGCTTTTACTACCCAATGATGAAACTATTTTATAGAATTGGAACAAAAATAATTCCAGTCGATAAAAAGCTAATTCTTTTTGAAAGTGGTTTAGGAAAACAATATGGAGATAGCCCGAGGTATATTTATGAAGCAGTAGTTAAGAAAAAAATAGGTTACAGTACTGTTTGGGTCTATAATAAAAACCATGAATTTTTAAATCCAGAAACAAAGTCGGTTAAAAGGTTAAGTCCACTTTATTATTATTATTTACTAAGGTCTAAATATTGGGTTAACAATCAAAATTTTCCTAATTATATAGTTAAAAGACCTGAAACGACCTTTTTACAAACGTGGCATGGTACGCCGTTAAAGAAAATGTTATATGATATTGAGACTGTTCAAGGCCGGTCTGAAGGATATGTTGACAGGATTGGTAGCGCGATTAATAATTGGGATTATTTGATTTCACCAAGCGATTATGCAAGCAAAGCCTTTAGGAGTGCATTTCAATATGAAGGTGAGATTTTAGAAGTGGGATATCCTCGTAATGATTTATTTTTCGCACAAAATCAAAACAATACTCTTGTTGGGGATATTGTTCGTAGTTTGAATTTGCCAGAAGGAAAAAAAATCCTTTTATACGCTCCGACTTTTAGAGATAATAAAACAACTAAAAATAACAAGTTCGTATTTGATATAGATTTTGATTTAGATAAATTATATGAAGAGTTTCATGAAGACTATGTTCTCTTATTGCGAATGCATGTTGTAATTAGTAATCGACTATATGTTGATCCGAAATATAACGATTTTGTTTTTAATGTATCTGATTATCCAGAAATGCAAGAATTATTAGTAATATCAAATGTGCTGATAACAGATTATTCTTCAGTTATGTTTGATTTTGCAAATAGTAATAAGCCGATTCTTTTTTACACATATGATTTAAAAGAATATAGAGATAATACAAGAGGATTTTACATCGATTTTGAAGAGGAAGCACCTGGTCCATTGTTGTTTAACACCGAAGAATTACTATTGGCTATTAAAGATTTAGAACAGTTCGGGGTTAAATATAACCAAAAATATAAAGATTTCCAGCAAAAGTATTGTTATCTAGAGGATGGAAATGCTACACAACGGGTAGTAGATAAATTTTTCAAATAA